The sequence TTATTCGGAGTTATTCCCATAAAAAATATGAAGGTTAAGGTACTTCCAGATGTTAAATTATATCCTGGAGGACAATCGATAGGAGTAAAACTTAAGACGGAAGGAGTTATTGTGGTTGGTTTATCTGAAATTACTGGAGAAGATGGAAAAAGTTATTGCCCAGGTTTAGATGCAAATGTAAATGTAGGAGATATTATATATAAAATAAATGGGAAAAGAGTAAATACTGCAGAAGATGTTTCTAGAATAGTCAATCATCTTACTAATCAACCTGTAGAATTGAATATTAAAAGAAAAAATAGATGGGAAAAAATTTCTATAAAACCTATAAAAGATGAAGTAGACGGGCAATATAAAATAGGATTATGGGTTCGAGATAATACAGCTGGGATTGGAACATTAACTTTTTATCATGAAGGATCCAATAAATATGGGGCTTTAGGACATGCAATCACAGATGTTACTACTGGAATTATTATGCCAGTAAATGATGGAGAAATTGTATCTGCTAAAGTAGGATCTGTGTTACATGGTGAGAAAGGAAAACCTGGAGAAATAAGAGGAATATTCTACAATGAAGATAAAGTAATTGGAAATATAGAAAAAAATACTTCTCAAGGTTTATACGGTTCTACTTATACAAAATTAATAAATAATAAAATTACGAAACCTATTTCAATAGGATTACAGCAACATATCAAAGAGGGACCTGCTAAAATATTGACTACAATTGAAGGAAATCAAGTAGAGGAATTCGATGTAGAGATTGAAAAAATTGTACCACAATCTAAAAAATCTGAGAAAGGCATGATAATTCAAGTAACGGATTCAGAACTTTTAAAAAAGACAGGAGGCATTGTGCAAGGCATGAGTGGAAGTCCTATTATTCAAAATAATAAGTTAGTAGGAGCAGTAACTCACGTTTTTGTTAATGATCCTACTAAAGGATATGGAATATTTATAGAATGGATGTTAGAAGAAGCTAATATTAATCTAACAGAACAATAGGAGAATTTTTGTAAAAATTCTCCTATTGTTTTTAGAATAAATTTATAAAAAATTCTAATTTTGAAGGAGTTCAAAACTTCTTGTCGAATTAATTAAAAAGATACTGCAAAGATTTGGAAAAAAGCTATAAAAAAATAGGGAGGTAGCTAAATTGAGTAAAATTAAAATATTGATTGCGGATGATAACAGAGATTTTTGTAATATTTTAAAAGAATTTTTAGAACAGCAAGAGGATATGGAAATTGTTGGTACTGCAAATGATGGCATGGAGGCTATAAAATTAGTAAAAAATTTTCAACCCGATATATTGGTTTTGGATATTATTATGCCAATTCTTGATGGATTAGGAGTTTTAGAGAAATTAAGTAGCATTAATCTACAAAAACATCCTAAGGTTATTGTATTATCGGCAGTAGGACAGGATAAAATAACCCAAAGAGCTGTAGAAGCTGGTGCAGATTATTATGTAGTTAAGCCATTTGATATGGAGGTATTTATTAAGCGTATTAGAGAATTGATAGATGATAGTTTTATTAATCAAGATTCTGATAATAAACGGAAGAATTATTTTTCAGAATATTTTACTACTAATTCAAATGAAATGAATAGAAATGGGAATAATATAGAAGCACAAATCACAAATATTATTCATGAAATTGGAGTTCCAGCACATATAAAAGGATATACATATCTTCGAGAGGCGATTAAAATGGTGACAGAAAACATTGATTTATTAAGTGCTATTACAAAGGAATTATACCCTTCTATAGCTAAAAAATATAATACTACAGCTAGTAGAGTAGAAAGAGCTATTCGACATGCAATTGAAGTAGCATGGAGTCGAGGAAGAGTGGATACAATTAATGAACTTTTTGGATATACCATTAATAATGAAAAGGGGAAACCTACAAATAGTGAATTTATTGCTATGGTAGCAGATAAACTTCGTTTAGATGCGTACGTAGAATAATATTTTTAATAAATTATGAATAAAAATATCAAGAATAAGTAGATTCTATTATTTTCACTTGTTTTTGATATTTTTAGATTTCAATTATATCTCTAACTTAATTTCATATAAATTTCTATCATGAATATTTCTTTAATTAACGCATATCTATAAAGATAGGGGGTTAATATGAATGTAAAAGAAAAACTAATTTTTTCAATTTTAGGATTATTAATTGGATATTTTTTTGTAGGATATTTGACTTGGAGTATTAAAAGTGAAGATATTTCATTAATTATATTATGTATGATAATATTTATTACTATTAATATACTGAAGTTAATGAGGTATAAAAAAAAATGTATTAAAATAATATTAATAGGAATTGTAATCAGTTATTTATTTAATAGCGTGTATTTATATTATGATAGAGTAAAAATTCAATTTCCTTCTAAAATAGAATCTAATTTTGAAGAAAATAAAAAAGATGCTATTATTTTAGTATTTCCTGCAAATCCTCCTTTATATCAGAGAAATAATTGGAGTCAGATGATATATAATTCTTGTGAGTATTCTAATTTACAAAAAATTTTGCTTTTCCCTTTTATTCTT is a genomic window of Garciella nitratireducens DSM 15102 containing:
- the spoIVB gene encoding SpoIVB peptidase; amino-acid sequence: MIKIKKSIGIFLIILLLIVNFNDTFQFIVNFPNELYVLEGEKRILNFNLPFSISAKLEEENKIMQVNGLVQNNYQLNLNEPIKLQTSNTGEIGVQLKLFGVIPIKNMKVKVLPDVKLYPGGQSIGVKLKTEGVIVVGLSEITGEDGKSYCPGLDANVNVGDIIYKINGKRVNTAEDVSRIVNHLTNQPVELNIKRKNRWEKISIKPIKDEVDGQYKIGLWVRDNTAGIGTLTFYHEGSNKYGALGHAITDVTTGIIMPVNDGEIVSAKVGSVLHGEKGKPGEIRGIFYNEDKVIGNIEKNTSQGLYGSTYTKLINNKITKPISIGLQQHIKEGPAKILTTIEGNQVEEFDVEIEKIVPQSKKSEKGMIIQVTDSELLKKTGGIVQGMSGSPIIQNNKLVGAVTHVFVNDPTKGYGIFIEWMLEEANINLTEQ
- the spo0A gene encoding sporulation transcription factor Spo0A, which produces MSKIKILIADDNRDFCNILKEFLEQQEDMEIVGTANDGMEAIKLVKNFQPDILVLDIIMPILDGLGVLEKLSSINLQKHPKVIVLSAVGQDKITQRAVEAGADYYVVKPFDMEVFIKRIRELIDDSFINQDSDNKRKNYFSEYFTTNSNEMNRNGNNIEAQITNIIHEIGVPAHIKGYTYLREAIKMVTENIDLLSAITKELYPSIAKKYNTTASRVERAIRHAIEVAWSRGRVDTINELFGYTINNEKGKPTNSEFIAMVADKLRLDAYVE